Proteins from a genomic interval of Psychrobacter urativorans:
- a CDS encoding universal stress protein: MSNLKPDSVIACLDCPDHVQAVLDASMWAAVRLQAPIGLLYSVPSLQQKAAINYSGCLNIDDESALLEEFTTKEHLSNSELKAQGKLLLYQATAYCGQQHYKRPVYTLHRHEPLVESLDYVDEKSQLVVIGHHLTCKLTLSELVRLSQCPVLVTHVHFLAPTTALFAFDNRPTSHKMLKWLCKTPLVRALTIHIVMIGKENATNCDALREAYARLKQAGINCKKALIESRDVCAALNHYQNEHHLGMLMSGAFGQSRLRELLQGSDTKKLLGSTKTPYLLFPKDL, encoded by the coding sequence ATGAGTAATTTAAAACCAGATAGTGTGATTGCCTGTTTAGACTGCCCAGACCATGTGCAAGCGGTACTGGATGCCAGCATGTGGGCAGCGGTACGTCTGCAAGCGCCCATTGGCTTGCTCTACTCTGTGCCAAGTCTACAACAAAAAGCCGCGATTAATTATTCAGGCTGCTTAAATATTGATGATGAAAGCGCCTTGCTGGAAGAATTTACCACTAAAGAGCATTTAAGCAACTCTGAGCTAAAAGCGCAAGGTAAACTCTTGCTGTATCAAGCTACTGCTTACTGTGGACAACAGCATTATAAACGACCAGTCTATACCTTACATCGGCACGAGCCGCTGGTTGAAAGCTTAGATTACGTCGATGAAAAATCGCAACTGGTGGTCATCGGTCATCATCTCACCTGCAAGCTGACTTTGAGTGAGCTGGTGCGTTTAAGCCAATGTCCGGTGCTTGTCACCCACGTGCATTTTTTAGCGCCAACCACTGCTTTATTTGCCTTTGATAATCGCCCAACCTCTCATAAAATGCTCAAATGGCTTTGTAAAACACCCTTAGTACGTGCATTAACCATTCATATCGTTATGATTGGCAAAGAAAATGCCACAAACTGCGATGCCCTGCGCGAAGCGTATGCTAGACTTAAGCAAGCAGGTATCAACTGTAAAAAAGCCTTAATAGAAAGCCGCGACGTCTGTGCTGCTTTGAATCATTACCAAAATGAACACCATCTTGGCATGCTCATGAGCGGTGCATTTGGACAATCACGCCTGCGTGAGCTGCTCCAAGGTAGCGATACTAAAAAGCTACTTGGCAGTACTAAAACGCCTTATCTTCTTTTTCCCAAGGATTTATAG
- a CDS encoding metal ABC transporter ATP-binding protein, protein MSPFASPLRQPSTSALDNGTVENKSNDNSTQLLSLNDVNFDIGRQRLVSHINIDIAVDETVSLIGPNGAGKSTLVKLILGLISPTKGQITAHQALQLGYVPQRFSVPPILPLRVQDLLAQADKRRLNDTQRQFIFDNLSLTHLLPRQMLHLSGGETQRVLLARALLDKPNLLILDEPMQGLDPDTEVWLYKFIDELPDFLRCAMLVVSHDLHWVMKGSRRVICLNKHICCEGKPSELATTAEFQQLFGHHYEQPYVHQPHACEHHAPN, encoded by the coding sequence ATGAGCCCATTTGCATCCCCATTACGTCAACCTTCTACTTCTGCGCTTGATAATGGCACGGTTGAAAATAAATCTAATGACAATAGTACTCAGCTACTGAGTTTAAATGATGTCAACTTTGATATTGGCAGGCAGCGTTTGGTTTCCCATATTAATATTGATATCGCGGTCGATGAAACGGTGAGCTTAATAGGACCGAATGGCGCGGGTAAGTCAACGTTGGTCAAGCTGATTTTAGGCTTAATCAGCCCTACTAAAGGTCAAATTACCGCGCATCAAGCGCTACAACTTGGCTATGTGCCGCAACGATTTTCAGTGCCACCCATCTTGCCGCTACGGGTGCAAGACCTGCTAGCGCAAGCGGATAAACGCCGGTTGAATGATACCCAGCGCCAGTTTATTTTTGATAATTTATCATTGACGCATTTACTACCGCGACAAATGCTGCATTTATCTGGTGGTGAAACTCAGCGTGTATTATTAGCGCGCGCCTTGTTAGATAAGCCCAATCTGTTGATTTTGGATGAGCCGATGCAAGGTCTTGATCCGGATACTGAAGTTTGGCTGTATAAGTTTATTGATGAGCTGCCTGATTTTTTACGCTGTGCCATGTTAGTGGTCTCCCATGACTTGCATTGGGTCATGAAAGGCAGTCGACGCGTGATTTGTCTCAATAAGCACATTTGCTGCGAGGGCAAACCAAGCGAGCTTGCGACGACTGCTGAGTTCCAACAGCTGTTCGGTCATCATTACGAGCAACCGTATGTCCATCAGCCCCACGCTTGTGAGCATCATGCCCCAAATTAG
- a CDS encoding SulP family inorganic anion transporter, translating into MTSFLDNVRDEWFSNVRGDILSGIVVALALIPEAIAFSIIAGVDPKVGLYASFCIAVVISFVGGRPGMISAATGAMALVMVTLVADHGLQYLLAATLLCGVIQIVIGILKLGNLMRFVSRSVVIGFVNALAILIFAAQLPELNPMTERVGMTVYIMTAAGLAIIYLFPLIPKIGRVLPSPLVCIVGLTIVAMYMNLDIRNVGSMGELPDSLPMFLLPDIPLNLNTLVIIAPYSITLAIVGLLESMMTTTIVDELTDTPSNKNRECRGQGIANVVTSFFGGMAGCAMIGQSMINVKSGGRTRLSTLIAGVVLLIMVVFLSEWVRQIPMAALVAVMIMVSIGTFNWQSIREFKTHPMSFNIVMLSTVLTTVFTHNLAYGVGVGVLLSALFFANKIRQFLTVFSEYDDSSNTRYYYVQGQVFFASTTQFLQSFDTKEALDNVHIDVSQAHFWDISAVDTLDKLVMRLQREGIDVKVVGLNNASRTLIDRFSVHDRRDIGLLD; encoded by the coding sequence ATGACCTCTTTTCTTGATAACGTACGTGACGAATGGTTTTCTAACGTGCGAGGCGATATCCTATCGGGTATCGTGGTCGCATTGGCACTGATTCCAGAGGCGATTGCCTTTTCTATTATCGCAGGCGTTGATCCTAAAGTGGGATTATACGCCTCGTTTTGTATTGCGGTAGTGATTAGCTTTGTCGGTGGACGTCCGGGGATGATTTCAGCGGCAACTGGTGCGATGGCTTTGGTCATGGTGACCTTGGTCGCCGACCATGGACTACAATATCTACTGGCCGCCACCTTATTATGTGGCGTCATTCAAATTGTCATTGGCATCTTAAAGCTGGGCAATTTGATGCGGTTTGTGTCGCGCTCGGTGGTGATTGGCTTTGTGAATGCGTTGGCAATTTTAATATTTGCCGCCCAACTGCCTGAGCTCAATCCAATGACGGAACGGGTCGGCATGACGGTGTATATCATGACCGCAGCGGGACTTGCCATTATTTACTTATTTCCATTGATACCGAAAATTGGACGCGTACTGCCCTCACCGCTGGTCTGTATCGTTGGTTTGACGATTGTGGCAATGTATATGAATTTAGACATCCGCAATGTGGGTAGTATGGGCGAGCTGCCAGATTCGCTACCGATGTTTTTATTACCGGATATTCCACTGAATTTGAATACGCTAGTGATTATCGCGCCGTATTCTATTACGCTAGCGATTGTTGGACTGCTGGAATCCATGATGACGACCACCATTGTTGATGAATTGACCGATACCCCAAGTAATAAAAACCGTGAATGCCGTGGTCAAGGAATTGCCAACGTGGTGACGAGCTTTTTCGGTGGGATGGCAGGTTGCGCGATGATTGGTCAGTCAATGATTAACGTTAAATCTGGCGGACGCACGCGCTTATCGACCCTGATTGCTGGTGTCGTTCTATTGATTATGGTTGTGTTTTTAAGTGAATGGGTTCGCCAAATTCCAATGGCGGCATTGGTTGCCGTGATGATTATGGTGTCTATTGGTACTTTTAACTGGCAGTCTATTCGCGAGTTTAAAACCCATCCTATGTCCTTTAATATCGTGATGTTATCGACGGTATTGACCACTGTCTTCACTCATAATTTAGCGTATGGTGTGGGCGTTGGCGTGCTGCTATCGGCACTATTCTTTGCCAACAAAATCAGACAGTTTTTAACGGTCTTTAGTGAGTATGATGATAGTAGTAATACTCGCTATTATTATGTGCAAGGTCAGGTGTTCTTTGCCTCTACGACGCAATTTTTGCAAAGTTTTGATACCAAAGAGGCGTTAGATAATGTGCATATTGATGTGAGCCAAGCGCATTTTTGGGATATCAGTGCCGTCGATACGCTCGACAAGCTAGTGATGCGCTTGCAACGCGAAGGCATTGATGTCAAGGTGGTTGGACTCAACAATGCCAGTCGCACGCTGATTGATCGCTTCTCTGTGCATGATCGCCGCGATATTGGTTTGCTTGATTAA
- a CDS encoding metal ABC transporter permease, translating to MTAWLAIIAPAWIAGSILGLLSAPLGCLVLWRRMAFFADALAHGTLLGVALAVLWQLPMGIGVAMVSVMVVVGLVVIDDERLPVDAVLAVVSVTLLCLGLLTLTQLTDQQANVLGFLFGNLLDIDWADLPLLAGSVLVGLGFLIYIWSAQVKLATHEALARIQGINPTRQRLFFMGVLAGFCAIALQAVGSLLISGLLVLPALTARLYSSAPKQMVIIALLVAQVGVTLGIWGSIWLDIQTGLAIVLVLAILFFAALIVSNFWTANRQSRY from the coding sequence ATGACCGCTTGGTTAGCCATCATTGCCCCTGCTTGGATTGCCGGCAGTATTTTAGGATTGCTGTCAGCGCCGCTTGGTTGCTTAGTATTATGGCGACGGATGGCGTTTTTTGCCGACGCTTTAGCCCACGGAACGCTATTGGGTGTCGCCCTTGCGGTGTTGTGGCAGTTGCCCATGGGCATTGGCGTTGCTATGGTCAGCGTGATGGTGGTGGTAGGCTTGGTAGTGATTGATGATGAGCGCCTGCCAGTCGATGCGGTGTTAGCCGTTGTCTCTGTCACGCTGCTGTGCTTAGGATTATTAACCTTAACCCAGTTAACCGATCAGCAAGCCAATGTTTTAGGATTTTTGTTTGGTAATTTGCTAGATATTGATTGGGCAGATTTACCCCTACTTGCCGGTAGTGTGTTGGTAGGCTTAGGATTTTTAATTTATATTTGGTCAGCACAAGTGAAGCTTGCTACTCACGAAGCACTAGCGCGTATTCAAGGTATCAATCCAACACGGCAGCGGCTATTCTTTATGGGTGTACTCGCCGGATTTTGTGCCATCGCGTTGCAAGCGGTGGGGAGCTTACTCATCAGTGGCTTGTTGGTATTACCTGCATTAACAGCGCGTTTATATTCTAGCGCGCCAAAGCAGATGGTCATTATCGCGCTGCTAGTGGCACAAGTGGGCGTAACGTTGGGGATTTGGGGTAGTATTTGGTTAGATATTCAAACGGGACTGGCGATTGTTTTAGTGTTGGCGATTCTGTTTTTTGCGGCATTAATCGTATCAAATTTTTGGACAGCGAATCGTCAATCACGCTACTAA
- a CDS encoding metallophosphoesterase, translated as MRSYPPYNLSTPDKQLNVLQITDLHLSMHDICLNDVVATVNCRQRFEAVLQQALNEDIRCDLIVVTGDLVDEVQPAIYDYIFAVLDATNIPYACIAGNHDVTDETGRELPFFQRQLVAKSADPRLLSRHVIHTDDWQLLFLDSAIAGKVAGEITPTDIDWLCAQLSACDKPAFLALHHHVLPMHSDWIDEYIAKNAETFWQRMDDFSHLRVVISGHTHQEQAREHQGVTVYNTPSTCYQFKPYENDFAYDNHARPGYRWLQLANNGQVASWVKRLDT; from the coding sequence ATGCGAAGCTATCCCCCCTATAATCTTAGTACACCAGATAAGCAACTAAACGTGCTGCAAATCACTGATTTGCATTTATCGATGCATGATATCTGTCTTAATGATGTAGTCGCTACCGTTAACTGTCGGCAACGCTTTGAAGCTGTGTTACAGCAAGCGCTAAATGAAGACATTCGCTGTGATTTAATCGTGGTGACAGGCGACTTAGTAGATGAAGTACAACCCGCTATTTACGATTATATTTTTGCGGTACTAGACGCTACCAATATTCCTTATGCCTGTATTGCGGGTAACCATGATGTGACCGATGAAACGGGTAGAGAGCTACCTTTTTTTCAACGTCAGCTGGTCGCCAAATCTGCTGATCCACGCTTACTCAGTCGCCATGTGATTCACACGGACGATTGGCAGTTGTTATTTTTGGACTCGGCTATAGCAGGCAAGGTGGCGGGTGAAATTACTCCTACTGATATTGATTGGTTGTGTGCGCAGCTGAGCGCCTGTGATAAGCCGGCATTTTTAGCATTACATCATCACGTGCTCCCCATGCACTCTGACTGGATAGATGAGTATATTGCTAAAAATGCAGAGACTTTTTGGCAGCGTATGGATGATTTTAGCCATCTTCGCGTGGTCATCAGCGGTCATACCCATCAAGAACAAGCGCGTGAACATCAGGGTGTGACCGTCTATAATACTCCTTCTACTTGCTATCAGTTCAAGCCTTATGAAAACGACTTTGCTTATGATAACCATGCACGCCCCGGTTATCGCTGGTTGCAATTAGCCAACAATGGACAGGTTGCAAGCTGGGTAAAAAGATTGGATACTTGA
- the murD gene encoding UDP-N-acetylmuramoyl-L-alanine--D-glutamate ligase, whose amino-acid sequence MTRLAATELLIHKDNALQNSDLQNNDLQVVVGLGQSGLSVAQYLTEQGYRVAVTDNQSAPTLADKLPTAVEIRRFGAIDGDLLQQAARIIISPGISLDTEAVAASRQANIPVVSDIQLFCEACTVPIVAITGSNAKSTVTTLVGQMAADAGVNVGVGGNIGIPALNLLKNPDMQLAVLELSSFQLETVTNLGAQVATVLNMSPDHLDRHGDMLGYHQAKHRIFQGAKSVVINREDALTHPLLADNVPRLSTGIHAPANGQYGLIIDSDGQTYLARGTERLLSADKLIIKGRHNLLNAQSALALGELAGLPLDSMLTTLQQFAGLDHRCQYVATVAGIDYFNDSKGTNIGSTMAAIEGLGAVYAPKDGKLLLILGGEGKGQQFGELTPFINQYVSQVLFIGQDSLQIEQDLRAAKLSDDVTLHQCQTLEGAFATIQQVTASSLSQVQAVLLSPACASFDQFSGYAARGEYFSQLVAELDTVIVS is encoded by the coding sequence ATGACCCGTCTTGCCGCAACAGAATTATTAATCCATAAAGACAATGCCTTACAAAACAGTGATCTACAAAATAATGACCTACAAGTCGTGGTTGGATTAGGACAATCGGGATTATCAGTAGCACAGTATCTGACTGAGCAGGGTTACCGCGTGGCAGTGACGGACAATCAGAGTGCGCCGACATTAGCGGATAAATTACCAACCGCGGTTGAAATTCGTCGCTTTGGTGCGATTGATGGTGATTTGTTGCAGCAAGCAGCGCGTATTATTATTAGCCCTGGTATCTCGCTAGATACGGAGGCGGTAGCTGCTTCTCGGCAGGCAAATATTCCTGTAGTTAGTGATATTCAGTTATTTTGTGAAGCTTGCACCGTACCGATCGTGGCTATTACGGGTTCAAATGCCAAAAGCACGGTGACCACTTTGGTTGGGCAAATGGCAGCTGATGCAGGGGTCAACGTTGGGGTTGGCGGCAATATTGGCATACCGGCATTAAATTTACTTAAAAATCCGGATATGCAGTTAGCCGTACTTGAGCTATCCAGTTTTCAATTAGAAACGGTCACCAATTTAGGCGCCCAAGTCGCCACCGTGCTCAATATGTCCCCCGATCATTTGGATCGCCACGGTGATATGCTCGGTTATCATCAAGCCAAGCATCGCATTTTTCAAGGTGCGAAGTCAGTAGTCATTAATCGTGAAGATGCGCTGACCCATCCCTTACTGGCGGACAATGTACCGCGTTTAAGCACGGGGATTCATGCGCCTGCTAACGGTCAATACGGTTTGATTATTGATTCTGACGGACAAACTTATTTGGCACGTGGTACAGAACGTCTGTTATCAGCGGACAAACTAATTATTAAAGGTCGCCATAATTTACTCAATGCTCAATCTGCCTTGGCGCTGGGTGAGCTTGCAGGATTACCGCTCGATAGTATGCTAACCACGCTACAGCAATTCGCTGGGCTTGACCATCGCTGCCAATATGTCGCAACGGTAGCCGGTATTGATTATTTTAATGATTCAAAAGGTACGAATATCGGCTCAACGATGGCAGCTATTGAAGGGTTAGGCGCAGTCTATGCCCCTAAAGATGGCAAGCTATTATTGATTTTAGGCGGTGAAGGTAAAGGGCAGCAATTCGGAGAATTAACCCCGTTTATCAATCAATACGTCAGCCAAGTGCTGTTTATTGGTCAAGACAGCTTACAAATCGAGCAAGATCTACGTGCCGCAAAGCTGAGTGATGACGTTACGTTGCACCAGTGCCAAACGTTAGAGGGCGCATTTGCAACGATTCAGCAGGTGACTGCGAGCAGTTTGTCGCAAGTACAAGCGGTACTATTATCGCCCGCTTGTGCCAGTTTTGATCAGTTTAGTGGCTACGCGGCGCGCGGTGAGTATTTTAGTCAATTGGTCGCAGAATTAGATACTGTGATTGTTAGCTAA
- a CDS encoding transcriptional repressor, which produces MQQLTSTDVNDRLIAAEEQCRIRGVRFTLLRQQIYALILQADKPVGAYDLITQLQQTRLAEIEHAETINNGDAKKVTQKNVAPPTVYRSLEFLLAENLIHQLTSINAYVPCCHPRAQHTAAFLICEQCQRVQECSSVPVQEIMSFAEHDVGFTVTRSVIELSGRCQTCH; this is translated from the coding sequence GTGCAACAATTGACGTCTACTGATGTGAATGACCGTCTGATAGCAGCCGAAGAGCAATGCCGCATACGTGGGGTAAGATTTACGCTGCTACGTCAGCAGATATATGCACTGATATTGCAAGCCGATAAACCAGTTGGGGCTTATGATTTGATTACCCAATTGCAGCAAACGCGCTTAGCAGAAATAGAGCATGCTGAGACCATTAACAACGGTGACGCAAAAAAAGTGACGCAAAAAAATGTTGCACCGCCGACGGTTTATCGTAGCCTAGAGTTTTTATTGGCAGAGAACTTGATTCATCAGCTGACCTCCATTAACGCCTACGTGCCTTGCTGTCATCCACGCGCGCAACATACCGCCGCTTTTTTGATTTGTGAGCAGTGCCAGCGTGTACAAGAATGTAGTAGCGTGCCGGTGCAAGAAATCATGAGCTTTGCGGAACACGATGTTGGCTTTACGGTCACGCGTAGTGTTATTGAGCTGAGTGGACGCTGTCAAACTTGTCATTAA
- the dksA gene encoding RNA polymerase-binding protein DksA: protein MSTLTTNPSDVKFTPYVPAKDEEYMSEAQLEHFRAILLAWKDELIGEADRTMTYIQDESSAMPDINDRATQEEEFALTLRTRDRERKLIRKIDKSIAEIDGDDYGFCETCGVEIGLRRLEARPTATQCIDCKTLSEMKERQNQGA, encoded by the coding sequence ATGAGCACCCTGACTACGAATCCGAGTGATGTGAAGTTCACCCCTTATGTGCCTGCTAAAGACGAAGAGTATATGTCTGAGGCGCAGTTAGAGCACTTTAGAGCTATTTTATTGGCATGGAAAGATGAGCTGATCGGTGAAGCTGACCGCACCATGACTTATATCCAAGATGAATCGAGCGCCATGCCGGATATCAATGACCGCGCGACTCAAGAAGAAGAGTTTGCGTTAACCTTGCGTACGCGTGACCGTGAACGTAAGCTCATTCGTAAAATTGACAAATCAATAGCAGAAATCGATGGTGATGACTATGGATTTTGTGAAACGTGTGGCGTTGAAATTGGACTACGTCGTTTAGAAGCCCGTCCAACGGCAACGCAGTGCATTGATTGCAAAACGTTATCAGAGATGAAAGAACGTCAAAATCAAGGCGCTTAA
- the ftsW gene encoding putative lipid II flippase FtsW translates to MPSARTTLLSSVGCMLVLSLLMVASASIPFSLSRGMTELHFFNRQLLYMAIGLVVAGISYFLVPLRMLYQTTTQFVLLGITGLLLVAALFGTPVNGSKRWLDLGFINFQVAELAKLVIIVFVADFVVRRSFEVRNGWDGFLRISLVIGLLTVLLLLQPDFGSLVVIVGTVFAIFYIAGAPYKQFIALGAVVGALAVMAVAFVQYRLTRALSFLDPFDDIQDTDYQLARSLIAFGRGQFTGVGYGESVQKLSHLPEAHTDFLLAITGEELGFVGVAMILLLETLIIGSAMRISYNALKRRQMRMSYTAFGIGIIFIAQTVINAAMNMGAMPTKGLTMPFFSYGGSSMLISLIMVAILLKIYKESPEIEKSQCRYY, encoded by the coding sequence ATGCCTTCAGCACGTACCACTTTGTTGTCTAGTGTTGGCTGTATGTTGGTGCTCAGCTTGCTGATGGTGGCGTCTGCTTCTATTCCATTTTCGCTCAGTCGCGGGATGACAGAGCTGCACTTTTTTAATCGTCAGCTGTTGTATATGGCTATCGGATTGGTGGTAGCAGGCATATCCTATTTCCTCGTACCGCTCAGAATGCTGTATCAAACGACGACTCAGTTTGTCTTATTGGGCATCACAGGATTGCTACTGGTAGCGGCGCTGTTTGGTACGCCAGTTAATGGTTCAAAACGCTGGCTCGACCTTGGCTTCATTAACTTTCAAGTCGCTGAGCTGGCAAAGCTGGTCATCATTGTGTTTGTTGCTGATTTTGTGGTGCGGCGCTCATTTGAGGTGCGAAATGGCTGGGATGGCTTTTTGCGCATCTCCTTGGTCATTGGCTTGCTGACAGTATTGCTGCTATTACAGCCTGATTTTGGTTCATTAGTCGTTATTGTCGGTACTGTATTTGCGATATTCTATATTGCTGGCGCACCTTATAAGCAGTTCATTGCGTTAGGAGCGGTAGTTGGTGCTTTAGCAGTCATGGCGGTTGCCTTTGTGCAATATCGCTTGACGCGAGCGTTATCATTTCTAGACCCGTTTGATGATATTCAAGATACAGATTATCAGCTGGCACGCAGTTTAATTGCCTTTGGTCGTGGGCAATTTACCGGTGTGGGTTATGGCGAAAGTGTGCAAAAGCTCTCACATCTACCGGAGGCACATACGGATTTTTTATTGGCAATTACCGGTGAAGAGCTTGGTTTCGTTGGTGTGGCGATGATTTTGCTATTAGAGACGCTCATTATCGGTAGCGCGATGCGCATCAGTTACAATGCTTTGAAGCGTCGGCAAATGCGTATGAGCTATACAGCATTTGGCATTGGGATTATTTTTATTGCGCAGACGGTGATTAATGCAGCGATGAATATGGGTGCGATGCCGACTAAGGGTTTGACCATGCCATTCTTTAGTTATGGTGGCTCTTCAATGTTAATCAGTTTAATTATGGTCGCTATCCTGCTGAAAATTTATAAAGAAAGCCCTGAAATCGAAAAAAGCCAATGTCGTTATTATTAA
- the gluQRS gene encoding tRNA glutamyl-Q(34) synthetase GluQRS: MTLIHTPTDLLSSKRHPIGRFAPSPTGELHLGSLTTALASFCQIKSLGGSWLLRIEDTDSERCDEQFSEQILIDLEALGLYWDGDVIYQSERIDIYNDYLSSALFPLTYGCQCSRKSLAQYWAQQGAQQDSQPSNQTAPDKSVLNKTASNTTAPNKNNHTAEHQRYPRCCLDAHLNKEQHKLRLQLPDYTTGFIDGIQGLQWQNPQQTLGDMVVRRQDGMINYILAASIDDGLQHVSHVMRGLDILPLTTAQISIMQAAKLPSIDYWYHLPLICHADGQKLSKQNLAQPIDTRKSSALIATALRLLQQPAVDMDTPTRMLEQAIAQWDNAPLQGKQTLNSFNI; this comes from the coding sequence TTGACATTGATTCATACGCCGACCGACCTATTATCGAGCAAGCGCCACCCTATTGGACGCTTTGCGCCATCACCGACTGGTGAGCTACATTTAGGGTCATTGACCACGGCACTGGCAAGTTTTTGCCAGATTAAGTCGTTGGGCGGTTCATGGCTATTGCGTATAGAAGATACCGATAGTGAACGATGTGATGAGCAATTTAGTGAGCAGATATTAATAGACTTAGAGGCACTTGGGTTGTATTGGGACGGTGATGTTATTTATCAGTCAGAGCGTATTGATATTTATAATGATTACTTATCGTCTGCCCTATTTCCTCTCACCTATGGTTGTCAATGCTCGCGTAAAAGTCTGGCGCAATATTGGGCACAACAGGGGGCGCAACAAGACTCGCAACCATCAAACCAAACTGCTCCAGACAAGAGCGTTCTAAATAAAACCGCTTCAAATACAACCGCTCCAAATAAAAATAACCATACAGCCGAACATCAACGCTATCCGCGCTGCTGTCTAGACGCACATCTGAATAAAGAGCAGCATAAACTGCGCTTACAGCTGCCCGATTATACCACTGGCTTTATCGATGGCATTCAGGGGCTACAATGGCAAAATCCGCAGCAAACGTTGGGGGATATGGTGGTACGGCGGCAAGATGGGATGATTAATTATATCTTGGCGGCAAGTATTGACGATGGGCTGCAACACGTTAGCCATGTCATGCGCGGTTTGGATATTTTACCGCTGACCACCGCCCAAATTAGCATCATGCAAGCAGCCAAGCTGCCAAGTATTGATTACTGGTATCACTTGCCACTGATATGTCATGCGGATGGACAAAAACTCTCCAAACAAAACCTTGCGCAGCCAATTGATACGCGTAAATCAAGTGCGCTTATCGCCACTGCGTTGCGGCTGCTACAACAACCGGCTGTTGATATGGACACGCCAACACGTATGCTAGAACAAGCCATTGCGCAGTGGGATAACGCCCCTTTACAAGGCAAACAGACTTTAAATAGCTTTAATATCTGA